A section of the Bacillus pumilus genome encodes:
- the fbpC gene encoding Fur-regulated basic protein FbpC, giving the protein MDGDHMTMIFLLGTVCVYSLLIGFVLKGVSKKSAS; this is encoded by the coding sequence ATGGACGGTGATCACATGACAATGATTTTCTTGCTCGGTACGGTGTGTGTATATAGCCTATTAATTGGCTTCGTATTAAAAGGTGTCTCCAAAAAATCTGCTTCCTGA
- a CDS encoding isoprenylcysteine carboxyl methyltransferase family protein, which yields MIVWLVIGFFVCQRLIEMLVAKRNEKKVKAIGAIEFGASHYPYMVAMHTAFFLSLIVEIKLLHKGPSQYFLVLLLFLMATQIIRYWALCSLGTYWNTKILVVPNAMIVKKGPYRWLKHPNYVVVAIELLLIPLLFDAYVTAILFTCLNAWMMVVRIQTEEKALNQYLLN from the coding sequence ATGATTGTTTGGCTTGTCATCGGTTTCTTCGTTTGTCAGCGGCTTATTGAAATGCTTGTCGCCAAAAGAAATGAAAAGAAAGTAAAAGCAATAGGTGCCATTGAATTTGGTGCGAGTCATTATCCTTATATGGTCGCAATGCATACGGCTTTTTTTCTCTCACTTATAGTGGAGATAAAGCTTTTACATAAAGGTCCATCACAGTATTTTCTTGTATTGCTCCTTTTCCTGATGGCTACACAAATCATTCGGTACTGGGCATTGTGCTCCCTAGGGACGTACTGGAATACAAAGATTTTAGTCGTGCCAAATGCAATGATTGTTAAAAAAGGGCCGTATCGTTGGTTGAAACATCCTAACTATGTAGTCGTGGCGATTGAGCTTTTATTGATCCCGTTATTGTTTGATGCGTATGTCACTGCCATTTTGTTTACATGTTTAAATGCATGGATGATGGTTGTACGAATTCAAACAGAGGAGAAAGCATTAAATCAGTATTTGCTAAATTAA
- a CDS encoding type III polyketide synthase, producing MAYILSVGTSHPKHHVDQKTAADFARSQFKRSFKDIDRLLRAFQNGEMKSRQFVQPIEWYQTHHSFEEKNNIYLEKALTHAKQAIIHCLQDKTFLKKPVPVEEIDALFFISSTGLSTPSLDAKLMNVLPFSPYTKRVPIWGLGCGGGAAGLSRAYEYIRAFPEAKVLVVACELCSLTFQPQDQSKSNLIGTSLFGDGTAAVLLTGGEAALEYAHLKTVPKVLSTQSVTMKNSEDVMGWDFTSDGFRVIFSRDIPSMISGWLKEQVDQFLEEQGYSTKDLSVFLAHPGGKKVIDAYVESLSLREDQLFSSKEVLKQHGNMSSATVLYVIKHFLEHQSAEAEELGLCGALGPGFSSELLLMKWEEVLS from the coding sequence ATGGCGTACATTCTTTCAGTTGGAACGAGTCACCCGAAGCATCACGTGGATCAGAAAACAGCTGCTGATTTTGCTAGGTCTCAATTTAAACGTTCGTTTAAAGATATTGACCGGCTGCTGAGAGCATTTCAAAATGGAGAAATGAAAAGTAGGCAGTTTGTGCAGCCCATTGAATGGTATCAGACGCACCACTCTTTTGAAGAGAAGAACAATATCTATTTGGAAAAAGCCCTGACTCATGCAAAACAAGCAATCATACATTGTCTTCAAGATAAGACGTTTCTGAAAAAGCCAGTCCCAGTTGAAGAGATTGATGCATTGTTTTTTATTTCAAGTACTGGCTTATCGACCCCAAGTCTAGATGCAAAACTTATGAACGTCCTTCCTTTTTCTCCTTATACGAAACGAGTACCAATTTGGGGCCTAGGGTGCGGAGGCGGTGCAGCAGGGCTGTCGCGGGCTTATGAATACATAAGGGCGTTTCCAGAAGCAAAGGTACTTGTTGTTGCCTGTGAGCTGTGCAGTTTAACGTTTCAGCCGCAAGATCAATCAAAAAGCAATTTAATCGGCACCTCCTTGTTTGGAGACGGGACGGCAGCGGTTCTTTTAACTGGAGGAGAAGCTGCGCTTGAATATGCCCATTTAAAAACGGTCCCTAAAGTACTAAGCACGCAATCCGTCACAATGAAAAATTCCGAGGATGTGATGGGCTGGGACTTTACAAGTGACGGCTTTCGGGTTATTTTCTCACGCGACATTCCATCGATGATTTCAGGCTGGTTAAAAGAGCAGGTGGATCAATTTTTAGAGGAGCAAGGATATTCAACTAAAGACCTGTCCGTTTTTCTAGCCCATCCTGGTGGGAAAAAAGTAATTGATGCGTATGTTGAAAGTCTATCTTTACGAGAGGATCAGCTATTTTCTTCAAAAGAAGTACTCAAACAACACGGAAATATGTCCTCTGCCACAGTTTTGTATGTCATCAAGCATTTCCTTGAACATCAATCTGCTGAAGCGGAGGAGCTAGGACTTTGCGGAGCACTTGGTCCGGGCTTTTCTTCAGAGTTGCTGCTTATGAAGTGGGAGGAGGTCTTGTCATGA
- a CDS encoding polysaccharide deacetylase family protein codes for MKKVSQKKTPYNTILLSKVIGLVLLTLFLFFIWDMSKPHLQATNGQAKDQSTRTLDTHFKTNPNQQATNKTVFLTFDDGPSATSNQLLNVLKAHHVKATFFMLGPQIQAHQSTVKRLYQEGHQLGLHGMTHDLNLFYQNSESPANEMREAQRILASVTGVYSRLVRTPYGSVPNLTYHQKVRLNQSGFIYWDWTIDSLDWRYKNSQYVPEVLNQLQMFEKNKPWEPKVILMHDQPSTTNYLDSLIIQLKARGYTFAVINESMPPVQH; via the coding sequence ATGAAAAAGGTTTCCCAAAAAAAGACACCCTACAACACGATACTTCTCTCAAAGGTAATTGGTTTAGTGCTTCTTACACTGTTTCTCTTTTTTATCTGGGATATGTCTAAACCCCATTTACAGGCGACAAATGGGCAAGCAAAAGATCAGTCTACAAGAACATTGGATACACATTTTAAGACCAATCCAAACCAACAGGCAACGAATAAAACGGTCTTTTTAACATTTGATGATGGTCCCTCTGCTACATCAAATCAGCTGTTAAATGTATTAAAAGCACATCACGTGAAGGCGACGTTCTTTATGCTTGGACCGCAAATCCAAGCACACCAATCAACTGTGAAAAGACTTTATCAAGAAGGACATCAATTAGGTCTTCATGGCATGACGCATGATCTAAACCTCTTTTATCAGAACAGCGAGTCTCCCGCAAATGAAATGAGAGAAGCTCAGCGTATTCTTGCCTCTGTTACAGGCGTCTACAGCCGTCTTGTGAGAACCCCCTATGGCAGTGTTCCAAATTTAACATATCATCAAAAAGTACGTTTAAACCAAAGTGGCTTTATTTACTGGGACTGGACGATTGATAGCCTTGACTGGAGATATAAAAACTCACAATATGTTCCAGAGGTATTGAATCAATTGCAAATGTTTGAGAAAAATAAACCATGGGAACCAAAAGTTATTTTAATGCATGATCAACCCTCTACCACAAACTATTTAGATAGCCTAATTATCCAGCTAAAAGCAAGGGGCTATACATTTGCCGTCATTAACGAATCAATGCCGCCGGTACAACATTAA
- the pbuX gene encoding xanthine permease PbuX, whose amino-acid sequence MSAAKKAKTLSLGIQHVLAMYAGAVLVPLIVGDALGLTPAQLTYLISADIFMCGAATLLQLWKNRFFGIGLPVVLGCTFTAVSPMIAIGSKYGISSIYGSIIASGCIIILLSFFFGKLVKFFPPVVTGSVVTIIGITLIPVAMNNMAGGEGSADYGSFENLGLAFLVLFIIVLLYRFTTGFMKAIAILIGILLGTAVAAFMGKVETAEVANAQVFRMIEPFYFGMPTFEFAPIMTMTLVAIVSLVESTGVYFALGDLTNRSLNEKDLAKGYRAEGIAVLLGGIFNAFPYTAYSQNVGLIQLTGVKKNQVIVVTGALLMLFGLFPKIAAFTTIIPKSVLGGAMVAMFGMVIAYGIKMLSRVDFAKQENLLIVACSVGIGLGVTVVPQMFDHLPESIKLLTSNGIVAGSFTAILLHIIYHMIPFKKEGGQDLMEEPKQSVM is encoded by the coding sequence ATGAGTGCTGCTAAAAAAGCGAAAACACTCTCGCTAGGGATTCAGCATGTGCTGGCGATGTATGCTGGAGCCGTTCTTGTACCACTCATTGTGGGAGATGCACTTGGCCTCACACCTGCACAGCTGACTTACTTAATTTCGGCAGATATTTTTATGTGCGGGGCTGCCACGCTTCTTCAACTATGGAAAAACCGTTTCTTTGGTATCGGTTTGCCAGTTGTATTAGGATGTACGTTTACTGCAGTTTCTCCTATGATTGCGATTGGTTCTAAATACGGGATTTCGTCTATCTATGGAAGTATTATCGCTTCGGGGTGTATCATCATTCTGCTTTCCTTTTTCTTTGGGAAGCTTGTGAAATTTTTCCCACCTGTCGTGACAGGGTCTGTCGTCACCATTATTGGGATAACCCTTATTCCAGTAGCGATGAATAATATGGCAGGAGGAGAAGGAAGTGCTGATTATGGTTCTTTTGAAAATCTAGGCCTCGCTTTCCTTGTGCTGTTTATCATTGTGCTGCTCTATCGATTCACAACTGGCTTTATGAAGGCGATCGCCATATTAATCGGTATTCTCCTTGGGACAGCCGTTGCTGCATTTATGGGGAAAGTGGAAACAGCTGAGGTGGCGAATGCGCAAGTTTTTCGCATGATTGAACCATTTTATTTTGGCATGCCTACCTTTGAATTTGCACCGATTATGACGATGACGTTAGTTGCGATTGTGTCATTAGTCGAATCAACAGGTGTTTATTTCGCATTAGGTGATTTAACAAACCGCTCATTAAATGAGAAAGACTTAGCGAAAGGCTATCGCGCAGAAGGGATTGCTGTGTTATTAGGTGGTATCTTTAATGCTTTTCCTTACACAGCCTACTCGCAAAACGTTGGGTTGATCCAGTTGACAGGGGTCAAGAAAAATCAAGTCATCGTTGTGACAGGCGCATTGCTCATGTTATTTGGACTTTTTCCTAAAATTGCTGCATTTACGACGATTATTCCAAAGTCAGTTCTTGGCGGCGCAATGGTAGCCATGTTTGGGATGGTCATTGCCTACGGTATTAAAATGCTCTCGCGTGTGGATTTTGCCAAACAGGAAAACCTACTTATTGTTGCATGCTCAGTGGGGATCGGCTTAGGTGTCACCGTTGTGCCGCAAATGTTTGACCATCTGCCAGAATCAATCAAATTATTAACAAGTAATGGCATCGTGGCCGGCAGCTTTACCGCTATTTTGCTTCATATTATTTATCACATGATTCCTTTTAAAAAAGAAGGCGGGCAGGATCTGATGGAAGAGCCTAAGCAATCTGTTATGTAA
- the xpt gene encoding xanthine phosphoribosyltransferase — translation MELLRQKIENEGIVLSNQVLKVDAFLNHQIDPVLMHEIGQEFAKLFKHDGITKIITIESSGIAPAVMAGLALQVPVVFARKRQSLTLTENLLTASVYSFTKKVESTIAVSNTHLGEKDCVLIIDDFLANGEAAKGLAAIAKQAKAKVAGFGIVIEKSFQPGRDALVQMGYRVESLARIESLEEGKVTFVREVQS, via the coding sequence ATGGAATTGTTACGTCAAAAAATTGAGAACGAAGGAATCGTTCTGTCAAATCAAGTGTTAAAGGTAGATGCCTTTTTAAATCATCAAATTGATCCTGTCTTAATGCATGAAATCGGGCAAGAGTTTGCTAAATTATTCAAGCATGATGGCATTACAAAAATTATCACAATCGAGTCTTCAGGTATTGCACCTGCTGTGATGGCTGGACTAGCTCTTCAAGTACCCGTTGTTTTTGCTCGAAAACGTCAATCACTAACACTAACAGAAAACCTATTAACAGCGAGTGTGTACTCTTTTACAAAAAAAGTAGAAAGTACGATCGCTGTCTCAAATACGCATCTCGGTGAAAAAGATTGTGTATTAATCATCGATGACTTCTTGGCGAACGGTGAAGCCGCTAAAGGACTTGCCGCAATAGCAAAGCAGGCGAAAGCAAAAGTAGCGGGATTTGGTATTGTCATTGAAAAGTCATTCCAGCCAGGAAGAGATGCGCTTGTTCAAATGGGCTACCGCGTCGAATCCCTTGCACGTATTGAATCACTTGAGGAAGGGAAAGTCACGTTTGTACGAGAGGTACAATCATGA
- a CDS encoding carboxypeptidase M32 encodes MSLEAQEKAFYQLLGKIAHYTEALHLLYWDSRTQAPKKSADFRAETIGQLSSDIFNMKTSDEMRDLLDALNKHRDELSKDTQKALELSQKEYDENSKIPKEEFKEYSILQSKAEHVWVEAREKSDFSLFAPYLKQLIDFNKRFIQYWGVKKTPYDVLLNNYEPDMTVEQLDQKFGALRDAIVPLVKKIEASPHKPDTSFLSKSFPIDKQKELSLFFLKELGYDFDAGRLDTTVHPFAVTLSRGDVRVTTRYDEHDFRMAIFGTIHECGHAIYEQNIDEALSGTLLCDGTSMGIHESQSLFFENFIGRHEDFWKTYYQKLQEASPEQFKDVSLEEFVHAVNESKPTYIRIEADELTYPLHIIIRYEIEKAIFNEEVAVEDLPALWNEKYKAYLGITPPNDALGILQDVHWSDGSFGYFPSYALGYMYAAQLKNQMIKDLPNFDELIQNGSFAPIKEWLTTHVHQHGKRKKPSEIIQDATGEELNVQYLIDYLTDKYTKLYLS; translated from the coding sequence ATGAGTCTTGAAGCACAAGAGAAAGCGTTTTATCAATTACTAGGAAAAATCGCCCACTATACGGAGGCGCTCCATTTACTTTACTGGGACTCTAGAACACAGGCGCCTAAAAAAAGCGCCGATTTCAGAGCTGAAACGATCGGACAATTATCAAGTGATATTTTTAATATGAAGACTTCTGATGAAATGAGAGATCTTCTTGACGCATTAAATAAACACCGAGATGAGCTGTCAAAAGATACACAAAAGGCGCTCGAATTATCACAAAAAGAGTATGATGAAAACAGCAAAATTCCGAAAGAAGAATTTAAAGAATACTCGATTTTACAATCAAAAGCAGAGCATGTCTGGGTAGAAGCAAGGGAGAAATCAGACTTTTCCCTCTTTGCACCATACTTAAAACAGCTCATTGATTTTAACAAGCGTTTTATTCAATATTGGGGCGTGAAAAAAACACCATATGATGTGCTGCTCAATAACTATGAGCCAGATATGACGGTTGAACAGCTCGATCAAAAGTTTGGTGCACTTCGTGATGCCATTGTTCCTCTCGTGAAAAAAATCGAAGCCTCTCCTCATAAACCGGATACTTCATTTTTATCGAAAAGTTTTCCGATCGACAAACAAAAGGAACTGAGTCTTTTCTTCTTAAAAGAATTAGGGTATGACTTTGATGCAGGACGTCTGGATACAACAGTACATCCATTTGCTGTGACATTGAGCAGAGGGGATGTTCGTGTGACGACCCGTTATGATGAGCATGATTTTCGGATGGCGATTTTTGGCACGATTCATGAGTGTGGTCATGCCATCTATGAGCAAAACATTGATGAGGCGCTGAGTGGAACGTTATTATGTGACGGCACATCAATGGGGATCCATGAATCACAGTCTCTTTTCTTTGAGAATTTTATTGGCAGACATGAAGACTTCTGGAAAACGTATTATCAAAAGCTTCAAGAAGCGTCTCCTGAGCAGTTCAAAGATGTCTCTTTAGAAGAATTTGTGCATGCAGTGAATGAATCGAAGCCAACTTATATTCGAATTGAAGCAGATGAGCTTACATACCCGCTTCACATTATCATCCGCTATGAAATTGAAAAAGCGATATTCAATGAAGAAGTGGCGGTCGAAGACCTGCCTGCACTGTGGAATGAAAAATATAAAGCATATCTTGGCATTACGCCTCCTAATGATGCACTTGGCATCTTGCAGGATGTTCACTGGTCTGATGGTAGCTTTGGATATTTCCCTTCATATGCCCTTGGTTATATGTATGCGGCGCAACTAAAGAACCAAATGATCAAAGATTTACCGAATTTTGATGAGTTGATTCAAAATGGGTCTTTTGCACCGATAAAAGAATGGCTCACAACTCATGTTCACCAGCATGGAAAACGCAAAAAGCCTTCTGAAATCATTCAAGATGCGACTGGTGAGGAATTAAATGTACAATATTTAATCGATTATTTAACTGATAAATATACGAAACTGTATTTGTCTTAA
- a CDS encoding ATP-dependent DNA helicase produces MTASRLPFSLSKEHNFYEELGNWIGDVFYDILPEKGFDLRDEQIFMAFQLERAFKEKSVMFAEAGVGTGKTIVYLLFAVTYARYTGKPAIIACADETLIEQLVKQEGDIYKIANHLDIQIDARLSKSHDQYLCLKKLEKTMQREDDEKWLDIYESLPSFVHESHGMQNFYPYGDRKEYPELSNDEWSRIGYDSFQDCLTCDMRHRCGLNLSRDHYRKATDLIICSHDFYMEHVWTKESRKREGQLPLLPEHSSVVFDEGHLLEFAAQKALTYRVKQSMLETFLERLLHNDIREEFAELVEDALSTNDEFFYLLKTHAKEIKGSHRLEIGRVDEVKRSASELCDLLEKIGEALVFESEMYTIDQYELSVVEEYIEQMAYSLSLYQKNAISWLEKQELDTTFVVMPKTVAEVLGEKVFSQKRPYIFSSATLSENQSFDYLAESLGIKDYLSMSVASPYDYDEQMKIYFHGIQQLQEQEAKGQQVITQLKDNGGRSLILFPSFDELHFFRKQLEASNESLPFDVYFEGDEEISTIVQKFQADETSVLCSVHLWEGLDIPGQSLTNVVIWGLPYPPHDPVFEAKRNEAKDARAEVDLPYMLLRLRQGIGRLIRTSQDAGTIHIYFDHKENAELQSKIESVLPVKPIITS; encoded by the coding sequence GTGACAGCATCTCGTTTGCCTTTTTCATTATCAAAAGAACATAATTTTTACGAAGAACTGGGCAACTGGATTGGTGATGTGTTCTATGACATTTTGCCAGAAAAGGGCTTTGATCTTCGAGATGAACAAATATTTATGGCTTTTCAACTAGAAAGAGCCTTTAAAGAAAAAAGTGTGATGTTTGCCGAAGCTGGGGTAGGCACAGGCAAAACCATCGTTTATCTATTATTTGCGGTCACATATGCAAGGTATACAGGGAAACCAGCGATTATTGCTTGTGCAGACGAAACGTTAATTGAACAGCTAGTGAAACAAGAGGGTGATATCTATAAAATTGCCAATCACCTTGATATTCAAATAGATGCGAGATTAAGTAAATCGCATGACCAATATTTATGCTTAAAGAAATTAGAGAAAACCATGCAGCGTGAAGATGATGAGAAGTGGCTCGATATTTATGAATCGCTTCCTTCGTTTGTTCATGAATCACATGGGATGCAGAACTTTTATCCGTATGGTGATCGGAAGGAGTACCCAGAGCTATCCAATGATGAATGGTCACGTATTGGCTATGACTCGTTTCAGGACTGTTTGACGTGTGATATGCGTCATCGCTGTGGTTTGAATTTATCAAGAGATCATTACCGGAAAGCAACAGACCTCATCATCTGTTCTCATGATTTTTATATGGAGCATGTGTGGACAAAGGAATCCCGCAAACGCGAAGGTCAGCTTCCGCTGCTTCCAGAACATAGTTCAGTTGTATTTGATGAAGGCCACCTTCTTGAATTTGCCGCGCAAAAAGCACTGACATACCGAGTGAAGCAATCCATGCTCGAAACCTTTTTAGAGCGCCTGCTTCATAACGATATACGTGAGGAGTTTGCCGAACTCGTTGAAGATGCACTTTCTACAAACGATGAGTTCTTCTATCTCTTAAAAACACATGCCAAAGAAATCAAGGGCTCACATCGACTTGAAATTGGACGTGTGGATGAGGTGAAGCGTTCTGCAAGTGAATTGTGTGATTTACTTGAAAAAATCGGAGAAGCACTCGTATTTGAATCAGAGATGTATACAATTGATCAATACGAATTGTCTGTTGTAGAAGAGTACATTGAACAAATGGCGTATTCTCTGTCACTTTATCAAAAAAATGCGATTAGCTGGCTTGAAAAACAAGAATTAGATACAACATTTGTTGTGATGCCAAAGACTGTCGCAGAGGTGCTTGGTGAAAAGGTATTCTCGCAAAAAAGACCATACATTTTCTCTTCTGCTACATTGTCTGAAAATCAATCCTTTGATTATTTAGCTGAAAGTCTTGGGATTAAAGATTACTTATCAATGAGTGTCGCTTCGCCGTATGATTACGATGAACAAATGAAGATTTATTTCCACGGGATTCAGCAGCTTCAAGAGCAAGAAGCAAAAGGACAGCAAGTGATCACTCAGCTGAAAGATAATGGGGGACGGTCTCTCATTTTGTTCCCTTCATTTGATGAACTTCATTTCTTTAGAAAGCAGCTTGAGGCATCGAATGAATCACTGCCTTTCGACGTGTACTTTGAGGGAGACGAAGAAATCAGTACAATTGTTCAAAAGTTCCAAGCAGATGAGACATCTGTGTTATGCTCTGTTCACCTTTGGGAAGGGCTGGATATTCCAGGACAATCATTAACAAATGTGGTCATCTGGGGACTTCCATACCCGCCTCATGATCCCGTATTTGAGGCGAAACGGAATGAAGCAAAGGATGCTCGTGCTGAAGTCGACCTTCCGTATATGCTACTGCGCTTGCGACAAGGTATTGGAAGACTGATTCGGACAAGCCAAGATGCAGGAACCATCCATATTTACTTTGACCATAAGGAAAATGCAGAGCTTCAAAGTAAAATTGAATCCGTTCTGCCAGTGAAGCCAATCATTACATCCTAA
- a CDS encoding IS3 family transposase (programmed frameshift) — MGTRVSYPVEVKQKAVEMRLAGVPMKEIMQKLNIKNKTQVQTWVRWHKAGDTHRFEQPVGKQYTYGKGPEYSSELERLQAENRYLSQQNEVFKKVQRIGKEVDKETSIKLVEELCKTMTVQDICVHLGILRTSYYRWKKDLTQTHSKRQLEKQVGTLCRKHKYRYGYRKITAILKMRMRINHKTVQRIMQKNQWQCRVKMKKRKKNGQPYAVAGNILDRNFQSDRPLEKLVTDITYLPYGQKQLYLSSILDLYNGEVIAFTIGDKQDTDFILNTLNQLPALPENCVLHSDQGSVYTSYEYQKAVHIKGITMSMSRKGTPADNASIESFHSSLKSETFYLNRIDRTTTTIVERTVKEYIYYYNNIRIQTKLNNQSPINYRQLAV, encoded by the exons ATGGGGACAAGAGTGAGTTATCCGGTTGAAGTCAAACAGAAGGCTGTGGAAATGAGGTTGGCAGGCGTACCTATGAAAGAGATCATGCAGAAATTGAATATCAAGAATAAGACGCAGGTTCAGACATGGGTGAGATGGCATAAAGCTGGGGATACACACAGGTTCGAACAACCTGTTGGAAAACAATATACCTATGGAAAGGGTCCCGAGTACTCTTCTGAATTAGAGAGACTACAGGCAGAAAATCGCTATTTGAGTCAACAGAATGAAGTTT TTAAAAAAGTACAACGAATTGGAAAGGAAGTTGATAAGGAAACGTCAATCAAACTGGTAGAAGAATTGTGCAAAACGATGACGGTACAGGACATCTGTGTCCATTTAGGTATCTTACGTACTTCGTATTATAGATGGAAAAAGGATTTGACTCAGACTCATTCTAAAAGACAACTAGAGAAACAGGTCGGCACGTTGTGCCGAAAGCACAAATATCGATATGGTTATCGGAAAATCACAGCCATACTAAAAATGAGAATGCGTATTAACCATAAAACTGTTCAACGTATCATGCAGAAAAACCAGTGGCAATGCCGGGTTAAAATGAAAAAGCGTAAGAAGAATGGGCAGCCTTATGCCGTAGCCGGTAATATACTGGATCGGAATTTTCAGTCTGATCGCCCTCTTGAAAAATTAGTAACGGACATCACGTATTTGCCTTATGGACAGAAACAATTGTACCTTTCCAGTATATTGGATTTATATAATGGAGAAGTGATTGCTTTTACGATTGGTGATAAGCAGGACACAGACTTTATCTTAAACACACTTAATCAGCTCCCAGCACTGCCTGAGAATTGCGTGTTACATAGCGATCAAGGTTCTGTGTATACATCTTACGAGTATCAAAAAGCTGTTCATATAAAAGGCATTACCATGAGCATGTCCCGTAAAGGGACGCCCGCTGATAATGCCTCCATCGAATCGTTTCATTCCTCACTAAAGTCTGAAACGTTCTATCTTAACAGGATTGATCGTACTACGACCACCATCGTAGAACGCACTGTCAAAGAATACATTTATTATTATAACAACATTCGTATTCAAACGAAACTAAACAACCAATCACCGATAAACTATCGGCAATTGGCTGTATAA
- a CDS encoding THUMP domain-containing class I SAM-dependent RNA methyltransferase translates to MKTYTLIATAPMGIEAIVAKEVRDLGYDCTVDNGKVIFEGDALAICRANLWLRTADRIKVQVAEFSAKTFDELFERTKAIDWAAFLPKNSTFPVIGKSVKSQLASVPDCQRIVKKAIAQKLISSYNIQSEWLEETGPEYKIEVALLKDKAVLTLDTSGVGLHKRGYRMDQGGAPIKETLAAALVLLTNWTPDRPFVDPFCGSGTIAIEAAMIGQNIAPGFNRDFASESWEWIGEDVWNKARHEVEEKANYDQPLHIIASDIDHRMIDIAKMNAEEAGLSELIEFKQMQVKDFQTKVDYGVIVGNPPYGERLSDKPAVEKMYQGMGEAFKSLDTWSIYILTSHEKFEECFGRKATKKRKLFNGFIKTDYYQYWGKRPPRKQTTES, encoded by the coding sequence ATGAAAACCTATACACTTATCGCAACGGCTCCAATGGGGATTGAAGCGATTGTTGCAAAAGAAGTAAGAGACCTTGGCTACGACTGCACAGTAGACAACGGAAAAGTAATTTTTGAAGGGGACGCTCTTGCGATTTGCCGTGCGAACCTTTGGCTGCGTACAGCAGACCGAATAAAGGTACAAGTCGCTGAATTTTCGGCAAAAACATTCGATGAGCTGTTTGAACGCACAAAGGCGATTGACTGGGCTGCATTTTTACCAAAAAACAGCACGTTCCCAGTCATCGGTAAATCTGTGAAATCACAGCTTGCCAGTGTGCCGGATTGCCAGCGTATCGTCAAAAAGGCGATCGCGCAAAAGCTTATATCCTCTTACAACATACAGTCTGAATGGCTTGAAGAAACAGGACCTGAGTATAAAATTGAGGTTGCCCTTTTAAAAGATAAAGCTGTCCTCACGCTTGATACATCTGGTGTAGGTCTTCATAAACGGGGGTACCGCATGGATCAAGGCGGAGCACCTATTAAAGAAACCCTTGCGGCTGCACTCGTGCTATTAACGAACTGGACACCTGACCGTCCGTTTGTTGATCCCTTCTGCGGATCAGGAACAATCGCTATTGAAGCGGCCATGATTGGACAAAACATCGCCCCAGGGTTTAACCGAGATTTTGCTTCAGAGTCATGGGAATGGATTGGTGAAGACGTATGGAACAAAGCGCGTCACGAAGTGGAAGAAAAAGCAAACTATGATCAGCCGCTCCACATTATTGCAAGTGATATCGACCACCGGATGATAGACATTGCCAAAATGAATGCGGAAGAAGCAGGACTCAGCGAATTGATTGAGTTTAAACAAATGCAAGTGAAAGACTTTCAAACAAAAGTAGATTACGGTGTGATTGTCGGAAATCCGCCTTATGGAGAACGACTCAGTGACAAACCAGCTGTTGAAAAAATGTATCAAGGAATGGGCGAAGCATTTAAAAGCCTAGACACATGGTCCATTTATATCTTAACGTCACACGAAAAGTTCGAAGAGTGCTTTGGTAGAAAAGCAACGAAAAAGAGAAAACTGTTTAATGGTTTTATTAAAACAGACTATTACCAATACTGGGGAAAACGCCCACCTAGAAAACAGACAACTGAATCATAA
- the gpsB gene encoding cell division regulator GpsB encodes MLADKVKLSAKEILEKEFKTGVRGYKQEEVDKFLDMVIKDYETFNQEIEKLQQENLHLSKQLEEAVEQGKRQPAQSNTTNFDILKRLSNLEKHVFGSKLYD; translated from the coding sequence ATGCTTGCTGATAAAGTAAAGCTTTCTGCGAAAGAAATTTTAGAAAAAGAATTTAAAACAGGTGTCAGAGGATACAAACAAGAAGAAGTCGATAAATTTTTAGATATGGTCATTAAAGACTATGAGACATTCAACCAAGAAATCGAAAAGCTTCAACAAGAAAACCTCCATTTGTCTAAACAGCTTGAAGAAGCCGTTGAGCAAGGGAAAAGACAGCCTGCACAGTCTAATACAACAAACTTTGATATTTTAAAAAGACTATCTAACCTTGAGAAACACGTTTTCGGAAGCAAACTTTATGATTGA